The Stappia sp. genome window below encodes:
- a CDS encoding proton-translocating transhydrogenase family protein, whose protein sequence is MSELSASETLERAQAAAETAREAADAAQAAADAAQGYADQLAGGMGDTLAAAASAATGGAIDPFVFQFTIFVLAIFVGYYVVWSVTPALHTPLMSVTNAISSVIVVGALLAVGVDLAAEGAGYARGFGFLALIMASVNIFGGFLVTQRMLAMYKKKQK, encoded by the coding sequence ATGTCCGAACTCAGCGCATCCGAAACGCTCGAGCGCGCGCAGGCGGCCGCGGAAACCGCCCGCGAGGCGGCCGACGCCGCCCAGGCGGCGGCCGACGCGGCGCAAGGCTATGCCGATCAGCTCGCCGGCGGCATGGGCGACACGCTCGCCGCCGCCGCCTCCGCCGCCACCGGCGGGGCGATCGATCCGTTCGTCTTCCAGTTCACCATCTTCGTGCTGGCGATCTTCGTCGGCTACTACGTGGTGTGGTCGGTGACCCCGGCCCTGCACACCCCGCTGATGTCGGTGACCAACGCGATCTCCTCGGTGATCGTGGTGGGCGCCCTGCTCGCCGTCGGCGTGGACCTGGCGGCCGAGGGCGCGGGCTATGCCCGCGGTTTCGGCTTCCTCGCGCTGATCATGGCATCGGTGAACATCTTCGGTGGCTTCCTGGTCACCCAACGGATGCTCGCCATGTACAAGAAGAAACAGAAATAA
- a CDS encoding NAD(P)(+) transhydrogenase (Re/Si-specific) subunit beta, protein MLSANVTAVLYVISAVLFILALRGLSSPETSRQGNTYGMVGMAIAIGTTLLTAAPGAGGLLMIIAGLALGGGVGAVIAKRVPMTAMPQLVAAFHSLVGMAAVMVAAGALYSPGAFGIGTVGAIKAVSLIEMSIGVAIGAITFTGSVIAFAKLDGRMSGAPIMLPMRHYINGGLAALIVLLIFVFVQSESHTVFWMIVILSLIFGGLIIIPIGGADMPVVVSMLNSYSGWAAAGIGFTLGNMALIVVGALVGSSGAILSYIMCKGMNRSFISVILGGFGGDSVTAAGGDGEERPVKQGSAEDAAFIMKNAGKVIIVPGYGMAVAQAQHALREMADVLKEEGVEVKYAIHPVAGRMPGHMNVLLAEAQVPYDEVFELEDINSEFSQADVVYVIGANDVTNPAARDDPQSPIYGMPILDVDKAGTVLFVKRGMGSGYAGIQNELFFLDKTMMLFGDAKKMTEEIVKSI, encoded by the coding sequence ATGCTATCCGCCAACGTCACGGCCGTCCTTTACGTCATTTCGGCCGTTCTCTTCATCCTGGCGCTGCGCGGGCTGTCGAGCCCGGAAACCTCGCGCCAGGGCAACACCTACGGCATGGTCGGCATGGCGATTGCCATCGGCACCACGCTGCTGACCGCCGCCCCCGGCGCCGGCGGCCTGCTGATGATCATCGCCGGCCTCGCGCTCGGCGGCGGCGTCGGCGCGGTGATCGCCAAGCGCGTGCCGATGACCGCCATGCCGCAGCTCGTCGCTGCCTTCCACTCGCTCGTCGGCATGGCCGCGGTGATGGTCGCGGCCGGCGCGCTCTATTCGCCGGGCGCCTTCGGCATCGGCACGGTCGGCGCGATCAAGGCCGTCAGCCTGATCGAAATGTCGATCGGCGTCGCCATCGGCGCGATCACCTTCACCGGCTCGGTCATCGCCTTCGCCAAGCTCGACGGCCGCATGTCCGGCGCGCCGATCATGCTGCCGATGCGCCACTACATCAACGGCGGTCTGGCGGCGCTCATCGTGCTGCTGATCTTCGTCTTCGTGCAGAGCGAAAGCCACACGGTGTTCTGGATGATCGTGATCCTGTCGCTGATCTTCGGCGGCCTGATCATCATCCCCATCGGTGGGGCCGACATGCCCGTCGTCGTGTCGATGCTCAACTCCTACTCGGGGTGGGCGGCGGCCGGCATCGGCTTCACGCTCGGCAACATGGCGCTGATCGTCGTCGGCGCGCTGGTCGGCTCGTCGGGCGCGATCCTGTCCTACATCATGTGCAAGGGCATGAACCGCTCGTTCATCTCGGTGATCCTGGGCGGCTTCGGCGGCGACTCCGTCACGGCCGCCGGCGGCGACGGCGAGGAACGCCCGGTCAAGCAGGGCTCGGCCGAGGACGCGGCCTTCATCATGAAGAACGCCGGCAAGGTCATCATCGTGCCGGGCTACGGCATGGCGGTCGCCCAGGCGCAGCATGCCCTGCGCGAGATGGCCGACGTGCTCAAGGAGGAGGGCGTCGAGGTCAAATACGCCATCCACCCGGTCGCCGGGCGCATGCCGGGCCACATGAACGTGCTGCTCGCCGAGGCGCAGGTGCCCTATGACGAGGTCTTCGAGCTGGAGGACATAAACTCCGAGTTCTCGCAGGCCGACGTGGTCTATGTCATCGGCGCCAACGACGTGACCAACCCGGCGGCGCGCGACGATCCGCAATCGCCGATCTACGGCATGCCGATCCTCGACGTCGACAAGGCCGGCACGGTGCTCTTCGTCAAGCGCGGCATGGGCTCCGGCTATGCCGGCATCCAGAACGAGCTGTTCTTCCTGGACAAGACGATGATGCTCTTCGGCGACGCCAAGAAGATGACCGAGGAGATCGTGAAGTCGATCTGA
- a CDS encoding N-formylglutamate amidohydrolase, with translation MITSSSLPPALSPDDTPVERISGDPACGLLILCDHASNALPSAYGTLGLPPGELDRHIGYDIGVRALTHALARAFGAPAVLSTYSRLLIDPNRGEDDPTLIMRLSDGAVVPGNARHDARERAHRLATYHAPYHGAIATAIDAALAAGRPPAILSIHSYTPVWKGVPRPWHAGILWDQDPRFAVPLREALAADPGLVVGDNEPYDGALRNDCMYRHGTARGLAHALLEVRQDLIGDAAGVDAWAARLTPVIRQVLDATPDLHAIRHFGSRTD, from the coding sequence ATGATCACGTCGTCTTCCCTCCCGCCCGCGCTCTCGCCCGACGATACGCCGGTCGAGCGCATTTCCGGCGACCCGGCCTGCGGGTTGCTGATCCTGTGCGATCATGCGAGCAATGCGCTGCCTTCGGCCTATGGCACGCTCGGTCTGCCGCCGGGCGAACTCGACCGGCATATCGGTTACGACATCGGCGTGCGCGCGCTGACCCATGCGCTCGCCCGTGCCTTCGGCGCGCCGGCGGTGCTCAGCACCTATTCGCGGCTGCTGATCGACCCCAACCGGGGCGAGGACGATCCGACGCTGATCATGCGCCTGTCCGACGGCGCGGTGGTGCCGGGAAATGCCCGTCACGACGCGCGCGAGCGGGCCCATCGCCTGGCCACCTATCACGCGCCCTATCATGGTGCGATCGCGACGGCGATCGACGCAGCACTCGCCGCCGGGCGCCCGCCCGCGATCCTGTCGATCCACAGCTATACGCCGGTGTGGAAGGGCGTGCCGCGCCCCTGGCACGCCGGCATCCTGTGGGACCAGGACCCGCGTTTCGCCGTTCCTCTGCGCGAGGCGCTGGCCGCCGATCCGGGTCTGGTTGTCGGCGACAACGAGCCCTACGACGGGGCCTTGCGCAACGACTGCATGTACCGGCACGGTACGGCGCGGGGGCTCGCCCATGCGTTACTGGAGGTGCGTCAGGACCTGATCGGCGACGCGGCCGGCGTCGACGCCTGGGCCGCGCGGCTGACGCCGGTGATCCGGCAGGTGCTCGACGCGACGCCGGACCTGCATGCGATCCGTCATTTTGGATCGCGCACCGATTGA
- a CDS encoding aa3-type cytochrome c oxidase subunit IV has translation MSDQSLPSMDYAEHERTYAGFINVSKIGIVAAINVMLCLILFAFGGGAGGFFGAVLLFLTILVGGIGLFMGERGWIPSTGVTVLAGLVAILTAT, from the coding sequence ATGTCTGACCAGTCACTTCCGAGCATGGATTATGCCGAGCACGAGCGCACCTATGCCGGCTTCATCAATGTTTCCAAGATCGGCATCGTCGCCGCCATCAACGTGATGCTGTGCCTTATCCTGTTCGCCTTCGGCGGCGGAGCGGGCGGTTTCTTCGGCGCGGTGCTGCTGTTCCTGACCATCCTCGTCGGCGGCATCGGCCTGTTCATGGGCGAGCGCGGCTGGATCCCGTCCACCGGCGTGACCGTGCTGGCCGGCCTCGTCGCCATTCTGACGGCCACTTGA
- a CDS encoding glutathione S-transferase family protein, which produces MADLVLYGHPDSGHACKVALALSLARLAHTRVWVDIWADPATRPAAFLAASPLREVPLLTIDGVPHTQSGAILLEIATRFRCLGGEDRAALRRARELLMWEANRIGMCLPQLKEARRVKGEGFAPGVVDWLRNRYATDAENFGVLLGDKPFFHGDEPGIGDCAIWGYTQWLAEAGVAPTDQMLGWLERMRALDAMKAPDAFFPG; this is translated from the coding sequence GTGGCCGATCTCGTTCTCTATGGTCATCCGGATTCCGGTCATGCCTGCAAGGTCGCGCTGGCGCTCTCTTTGGCGCGGCTCGCCCACACGCGCGTTTGGGTCGACATCTGGGCCGATCCCGCCACGCGCCCGGCGGCGTTTCTGGCGGCGAGCCCGCTTCGCGAGGTGCCGCTGCTCACCATCGACGGCGTTCCCCACACGCAATCCGGTGCCATTCTGCTCGAGATCGCGACCCGGTTCCGATGCCTGGGCGGCGAGGATCGCGCCGCGTTGCGCCGGGCGCGCGAATTGCTGATGTGGGAGGCGAACCGGATCGGCATGTGCCTTCCGCAACTGAAGGAAGCCCGGCGTGTGAAGGGGGAGGGGTTTGCGCCCGGTGTGGTCGACTGGTTGCGCAATCGCTATGCCACCGACGCGGAGAATTTCGGTGTACTGCTTGGGGATAAGCCTTTTTTTCACGGCGATGAACCGGGCATCGGGGACTGTGCGATCTGGGGCTATACCCAGTGGCTTGCCGAGGCCGGCGTTGCGCCCACCGACCAAATGCTTGGGTGGCTTGAGAGAATGCGGGCGCTCGACGCGATGAAGGCGCCCGACGCCTTCTTTCCCGGCTGA
- a CDS encoding DUF2312 domain-containing protein: MSDPGGVAGDQLRAFVERIERLEEEKKVIADDIKDVYAEAKGNGFDIKILRKVISLRKKQPHEREEEDAILDLYMHALGMTGPANDA, encoded by the coding sequence ATGTCCGATCCAGGCGGCGTTGCCGGCGATCAGTTGCGCGCTTTCGTGGAGCGCATCGAGCGTCTCGAGGAAGAAAAGAAGGTCATCGCCGACGATATCAAGGACGTCTATGCCGAAGCCAAGGGCAACGGTTTCGACATCAAGATCCTGCGCAAGGTGATCTCGCTTCGCAAGAAGCAGCCGCATGAGCGCGAGGAGGAGGACGCGATCCTCGACCTCTACATGCACGCCCTCGGCATGACGGGCCCGGCGAACGACGCCTGA
- a CDS encoding DUF3445 domain-containing protein, protein MSETRDRIDIAAEGPPFRHTPYDGSARPFTVGLAPLDPAEWIEPDAHFARHMAEKDRLLAGGTDVPVFLAEEGTQDAQREVLDMLLAYLPDRFPDLYVRDGDTIRLTATGRSYPAGDIADAPLLLAARLVQEDLVLMRKGADGYRIAAAVLCFPSSWSLAEKFGRSMHDIHTAVPGFNDGRMGPMVARIFDNLAVERPSWRLNWSLYSDAELHHPHPKTLDASATDPHRVNADALETANDPTGGLHVRVERQTLRRLPASGDILFTIKVHHDPVAAFAAHPDGARLAAGLRDQLLALDADQLAYKGLTGARDRVAALLGALAG, encoded by the coding sequence ATGAGCGAAACGCGCGACCGGATCGACATCGCTGCCGAGGGCCCGCCCTTCCGTCACACTCCCTACGACGGATCGGCGCGGCCCTTCACGGTCGGTCTCGCCCCGCTCGATCCGGCGGAGTGGATCGAACCGGACGCACATTTCGCCCGGCACATGGCCGAGAAGGACCGGCTGCTCGCCGGCGGCACCGACGTGCCGGTCTTTCTCGCCGAAGAGGGCACGCAAGACGCCCAGCGCGAGGTGCTGGACATGCTCCTCGCCTATCTGCCGGACCGCTTTCCCGATCTCTATGTGCGCGATGGCGACACGATCCGGCTGACCGCGACGGGGCGCAGCTACCCTGCCGGCGATATCGCGGATGCACCGCTGCTCTTGGCCGCGCGCCTCGTGCAGGAAGATCTCGTCCTGATGCGAAAGGGCGCGGACGGCTACCGGATCGCGGCGGCGGTGCTGTGCTTTCCCTCGTCCTGGTCGCTCGCCGAGAAATTCGGCCGGTCGATGCACGACATCCATACCGCCGTGCCCGGCTTCAACGACGGACGCATGGGCCCGATGGTCGCGCGCATCTTCGACAATCTCGCCGTCGAGCGCCCGTCCTGGCGGCTCAACTGGTCGCTCTATTCCGACGCCGAGCTGCACCACCCGCACCCCAAGACGCTCGACGCCTCCGCCACCGACCCGCACCGGGTGAACGCCGACGCGCTGGAGACGGCGAACGATCCGACCGGCGGCCTGCATGTGCGGGTGGAGCGCCAGACCCTGCGCCGACTGCCCGCGAGCGGCGATATCCTCTTCACCATCAAGGTCCACCACGACCCGGTCGCCGCCTTCGCGGCGCATCCCGACGGCGCGCGGCTCGCCGCCGGTCTGCGCGATCAGCTGCTCGCGCTCGACGCCGATCAGCTCGCCTACAAGGGGCTGACCGGCGCGCGGGACCGGGTCGCGGCCCTTCTGGGCGCGCTGGCCGGATGA
- a CDS encoding M3 family oligoendopeptidase codes for MTYQSLPLAHHIAARGPAHAPASAGAAPDTDLGPLPEWNLADLYPAHDAPALAEDLARAAREAEAFETRYKGKLEEMAKRSGAELAAAIREMEALDDLMGRIGSFAGLFYTEDTTDPVRQKFYGDINEKLTTASTHLLFFTLELNRIDDAVLDAAADDPALGHYRPWLDDIRKARPYQLEDRIEQLFHEKSVSGAAAWNRLFDETMAGLRFDVKGERLPLEPTLTLLQDADGATRRQAAEALGATFKENLSTFTLITNTLAKDKEISDRWRGFEDIADSRHLANRVEREVVDALVAAVRDAYPKLSHRYYGMKARWFGSDTLDYWDRNAPLPLADTRKIPWTEARDLVLGAYGRFSPKMAEIAGDFFSKNWIDAPARPGKAPGAFAHPTVPSAHPYVLVNYQGRTRDVMTLAHELGHGVHQVLAAPNGALMAPTPLTLAETASVFGEMLTFKTLLAEAETAEKRKILLAGKVEDMLNTVVRQIAFYTFERKVHAARREGELTADQLCELWMSVQGESLGPAVRFGPGYETFWTYIPHFIHSPFYVYAYAFGDCLVNSLYAVYEDAEEGFQDKYFAMLAAGGTKHHSELLAPFGLDATDPAFWHKGLSVISGFIDEIDRMDG; via the coding sequence ATGACGTATCAAAGCCTCCCTCTCGCCCACCACATCGCCGCGCGCGGACCGGCCCATGCCCCGGCCTCCGCGGGCGCGGCCCCGGACACCGATCTGGGCCCCCTGCCGGAATGGAACCTCGCCGATCTCTATCCCGCCCATGACGCGCCGGCGCTTGCCGAGGATCTGGCGCGCGCGGCCCGCGAGGCCGAGGCCTTCGAGACGCGCTACAAGGGCAAGCTGGAGGAAATGGCGAAACGCTCCGGCGCGGAGCTGGCCGCAGCGATCCGCGAGATGGAGGCGCTCGACGACCTGATGGGACGGATCGGCTCCTTCGCCGGCCTGTTCTACACCGAGGACACCACCGACCCCGTCCGGCAGAAGTTCTACGGCGACATCAACGAGAAGCTGACGACGGCCAGCACGCATCTGCTCTTCTTCACGCTGGAGCTGAACCGCATCGACGACGCGGTGCTCGACGCCGCCGCCGACGATCCGGCGCTCGGCCACTACCGCCCGTGGCTCGACGACATCCGCAAGGCGCGCCCCTATCAGCTCGAGGACCGCATCGAGCAGCTCTTTCACGAAAAGTCGGTGAGCGGCGCCGCCGCCTGGAACCGGCTGTTCGACGAGACGATGGCCGGCCTTCGCTTCGACGTGAAGGGCGAGCGGCTGCCGCTCGAACCGACGCTGACCTTGCTGCAGGACGCGGACGGCGCGACCCGCAGGCAGGCGGCCGAAGCGCTGGGGGCGACCTTCAAGGAGAACCTCTCCACCTTCACGCTGATCACCAACACGCTGGCCAAGGACAAGGAGATCTCCGACCGCTGGCGCGGCTTTGAGGACATCGCCGACAGCCGCCACCTCGCCAACCGGGTGGAACGCGAGGTGGTCGACGCGCTGGTCGCCGCCGTGCGCGATGCCTATCCCAAGCTGTCGCACCGCTACTATGGCATGAAGGCGCGCTGGTTCGGTTCCGATACGCTCGACTACTGGGACCGCAACGCGCCGCTGCCCTTGGCCGACACGCGCAAGATCCCCTGGACGGAGGCCCGCGATCTGGTGCTCGGCGCCTATGGTCGCTTCTCGCCGAAGATGGCCGAGATCGCCGGCGACTTCTTTTCGAAGAACTGGATCGACGCCCCGGCCCGCCCGGGCAAGGCGCCGGGCGCCTTCGCCCATCCCACGGTGCCGAGCGCCCACCCTTACGTGCTGGTGAACTACCAGGGCCGCACCCGCGACGTGATGACGCTCGCGCATGAGCTCGGCCACGGCGTGCATCAGGTGCTGGCCGCGCCGAACGGCGCGCTGATGGCCCCGACCCCGCTGACGCTGGCCGAGACCGCGAGCGTCTTCGGCGAGATGCTGACCTTCAAGACGCTGTTGGCGGAGGCCGAAACGGCGGAGAAACGCAAGATCCTGCTGGCCGGCAAGGTCGAGGACATGCTCAACACGGTGGTGCGCCAGATCGCCTTCTACACCTTCGAGCGCAAGGTGCATGCCGCGCGGCGCGAGGGCGAACTGACCGCCGACCAGCTGTGCGAGCTGTGGATGTCGGTGCAGGGCGAGAGCCTCGGCCCGGCGGTGCGCTTCGGCCCGGGCTACGAGACCTTCTGGACCTACATTCCGCATTTCATCCATTCGCCCTTCTACGTCTATGCCTATGCCTTCGGCGATTGCCTGGTGAACTCGCTCTACGCGGTCTATGAGGACGCGGAAGAGGGCTTCCAGGACAAGTATTTCGCCATGCTGGCGGCCGGCGGCACCAAGCACCATTCGGAGCTGCTGGCGCCCTTCGGGCTCGACGCGACGGACCCCGCCTTCTGGCACAAGGGCCTGTCGGTCATCTCCGGCTTCATCGACGAGATCGACCGTATGGACGGCTGA
- a CDS encoding AarF/ABC1/UbiB kinase family protein, producing MSTSPPRDREKNRASARFGRYARVGANMSGIAAKLAGARVFGFEVDNEKQAAELAAALGGLKGPLMKVAQLLSTIPDAIPPEYAAELAQLQSDAPPMGWAFVKRRMSAELGRDWQSRFQDFDKTPAAAASLGQVHRATSLEGAPLACKLQYPDMASAVEADLKQLAWLFSVHRRMRPAIDTREIAVEIGERVREELDYAREARHTCAYRTIFADEPRIRVPHVHDDLSTGRLLTMGWLQGAPLLSYKEHPLEDRNRLAEVMFRAWWHPFSHYGMIHGDPHLGNYTVFEEDGDARGGTPAGINLLDYGCIRVFPPEFVAGVVDLYRGLLSDDDALIVSAYERWGFKGLTKELIEILNIWARFIYDPLLSDRVRSIADGVKPAEYGRREAFRVHQALKEKGPVTVPREFVFMDRAAIGLGGVFLHLRAELNFYRLFNEQIENFETSTVARRQSDVLGAAGLAA from the coding sequence ATGTCGACATCCCCGCCACGCGACCGCGAGAAGAACCGGGCCTCCGCCCGCTTCGGGCGCTATGCCCGCGTCGGCGCCAACATGAGCGGCATCGCCGCCAAGCTCGCCGGCGCGCGCGTCTTCGGCTTCGAGGTCGACAACGAGAAGCAGGCGGCGGAGCTCGCCGCCGCCCTTGGCGGCCTCAAGGGACCGTTGATGAAGGTGGCGCAGCTGCTGTCCACCATTCCCGACGCCATCCCGCCGGAATATGCCGCCGAACTGGCGCAATTGCAGTCGGATGCGCCGCCCATGGGCTGGGCCTTCGTCAAGCGGCGCATGTCGGCGGAGCTCGGCCGCGACTGGCAGTCCCGCTTCCAGGACTTCGACAAGACGCCCGCGGCCGCCGCCTCGCTCGGCCAGGTGCATCGGGCCACCTCGCTGGAGGGCGCGCCGCTCGCCTGCAAGCTGCAGTACCCGGACATGGCCTCGGCCGTGGAAGCGGATCTGAAACAGCTCGCCTGGCTGTTTTCCGTGCATCGGCGGATGCGCCCGGCCATCGACACCCGGGAGATCGCGGTGGAGATCGGCGAGCGCGTGCGCGAGGAACTCGACTACGCCCGGGAGGCGCGCCACACCTGCGCCTATCGCACGATCTTCGCCGACGAGCCGCGCATCCGCGTGCCGCATGTCCACGACGACCTGTCGACCGGGCGGCTCTTGACGATGGGCTGGCTGCAAGGCGCGCCGCTGCTGAGCTACAAGGAGCACCCGCTGGAGGACCGCAACCGGCTGGCGGAGGTGATGTTCCGCGCCTGGTGGCACCCTTTCAGCCACTACGGGATGATCCACGGCGATCCGCATCTGGGCAATTACACGGTCTTCGAGGAAGACGGCGACGCGCGCGGCGGGACACCGGCGGGGATCAATCTGCTCGACTACGGCTGCATCCGCGTCTTCCCGCCGGAATTCGTCGCAGGCGTTGTCGATCTCTACCGCGGGCTGCTTTCCGACGACGACGCGCTGATCGTTTCGGCCTATGAGCGCTGGGGCTTCAAGGGGCTGACGAAGGAGCTGATCGAGATCCTCAACATCTGGGCGCGCTTCATCTACGACCCGCTCCTGAGCGACCGGGTGCGCTCCATCGCCGACGGCGTCAAACCGGCCGAATACGGGCGCCGCGAGGCCTTCCGCGTGCATCAGGCGCTGAAGGAAAAGGGCCCGGTCACCGTGCCGCGCGAATTCGTGTTCATGGACCGCGCCGCGATCGGCCTTGGCGGCGTCTTTCTGCATCTGCGCGCCGAGTTGAACTTCTACCGCCTGTTCAACGAGCAGATCGAGAATTTCGAGACGAGCACGGTCGCGCGCCGCCAGTCGGACGTGCTGGGTGCCGCGGGGCTGGCGGCCTGA
- a CDS encoding DUF1244 domain-containing protein: MSNIDDATRTELEAAAFRRLVSHLRNRTDVQNIDMMNLAGFCRNCLSNWYMDAAREKGVDLDKDGAREIVYGMPYAEWKATYQTEASAEQQAAFEKARPHD; encoded by the coding sequence ATGAGCAACATCGACGATGCCACCCGGACCGAACTGGAGGCCGCCGCCTTTCGCCGCCTCGTGTCGCATCTGCGCAACCGCACGGACGTGCAGAACATCGACATGATGAATCTCGCCGGTTTCTGCCGCAATTGCCTGTCGAACTGGTACATGGACGCGGCCCGGGAGAAGGGCGTCGACCTCGACAAGGACGGCGCGCGCGAGATCGTCTACGGCATGCCCTACGCGGAGTGGAAGGCGACCTATCAGACCGAGGCGAGCGCCGAACAGCAGGCCGCCTTTGAAAAGGCCAGGCCGCACGACTGA
- a CDS encoding Re/Si-specific NAD(P)(+) transhydrogenase subunit alpha: MKLAVPRESEAGESRVAATPDTVKKFVALGFDVAVEKGAGQLSRLLDADYEAAGATIAADAKTAMADADVVLKVRRPNDDELKLIKKGALVIGSMDPYGHEDAVKAMGAAGISAFAMEFMPRITRAQVMDVLSSQANLAGYQAVIDAAGEYDRAMPMMMTAAGTVPAARVFVMGAGVAGLQAIATARRLGAVVTATDVRPAAKEQVESLGAKFIAVEDEEFKQAETAGGYAKEMSDEYKKKQAELVASHIAKQDIVITTALIPGRPAPRLINKDMVASMKPGSVIVDLAVERGGNVEGAKPGKIAKAGEVKIIGHLNVSGRIAASASLLYAKNLAAFLETMVDKEAKALKVNWDDELVKATVLTRDGQVVHPAFAPETE; the protein is encoded by the coding sequence ATGAAACTCGCAGTGCCCCGCGAGAGCGAGGCAGGAGAATCGCGTGTCGCCGCCACGCCCGACACCGTCAAGAAATTCGTGGCGCTCGGTTTCGACGTCGCCGTCGAAAAGGGGGCGGGTCAGCTCTCGCGCCTGCTCGACGCCGATTACGAAGCCGCCGGCGCGACGATCGCCGCCGACGCCAAGACCGCCATGGCCGACGCCGATGTCGTGCTCAAGGTGCGCCGTCCCAACGACGATGAGCTCAAGCTGATCAAGAAGGGCGCGCTGGTCATCGGATCCATGGACCCTTACGGCCACGAGGACGCGGTCAAGGCCATGGGCGCGGCCGGCATCTCCGCCTTCGCGATGGAGTTCATGCCGCGCATCACCCGCGCCCAGGTCATGGACGTCCTGTCCTCCCAGGCGAACCTCGCCGGCTATCAGGCGGTGATCGACGCGGCCGGGGAATACGACCGGGCCATGCCGATGATGATGACGGCGGCCGGCACGGTTCCGGCCGCGCGCGTCTTCGTCATGGGCGCCGGCGTCGCCGGCCTACAGGCGATCGCCACCGCGCGCCGTCTCGGCGCGGTCGTCACCGCCACCGACGTGCGTCCGGCCGCCAAGGAACAGGTCGAATCGCTCGGCGCCAAGTTCATCGCGGTGGAGGACGAGGAGTTCAAGCAGGCGGAAACCGCCGGCGGCTACGCCAAGGAAATGTCGGACGAGTACAAGAAGAAGCAGGCCGAACTGGTCGCGTCCCACATCGCCAAGCAGGACATCGTCATCACAACGGCGCTGATCCCCGGCCGCCCCGCGCCCAGGCTCATCAACAAGGACATGGTCGCCTCGATGAAGCCGGGCTCGGTGATCGTCGATCTCGCGGTCGAGCGCGGCGGCAACGTGGAGGGGGCCAAGCCCGGCAAGATCGCCAAGGCGGGCGAGGTGAAGATCATCGGTCACCTCAACGTCTCCGGGCGCATCGCGGCCTCCGCGTCGCTGCTCTACGCCAAGAACCTCGCGGCCTTCCTGGAGACCATGGTCGACAAGGAGGCCAAGGCGCTCAAGGTCAACTGGGACGACGAGCTGGTGAAGGCCACCGTCCTGACCCGCGACGGCCAGGTGGTGCACCCGGCCTTCGCGCCGGAAACCGAATAA
- a CDS encoding calcium-binding protein — protein sequence MTVLTTICLLGALGPGAPVTPLADSQAMAVQARRGLTCRQMPDCRSAVILWCSGYGRADGDGDGIPCENVCSTRRQVEAILRDIGCNR from the coding sequence ATGACGGTGCTGACAACGATATGTCTGTTGGGCGCGCTTGGACCTGGCGCTCCGGTCACGCCGCTCGCCGATTCGCAGGCGATGGCGGTGCAGGCGCGCCGCGGGTTGACCTGCAGGCAGATGCCCGACTGCCGATCGGCGGTGATCCTGTGGTGTTCCGGCTACGGCCGCGCGGACGGTGACGGTGACGGCATCCCTTGCGAGAACGTCTGCTCGACACGCCGCCAGGTCGAGGCGATCCTCAGGGACATCGGCTGCAACAGATAG